In a single window of the Phocoena sinus isolate mPhoSin1 chromosome 7, mPhoSin1.pri, whole genome shotgun sequence genome:
- the LOC116757086 gene encoding LOW QUALITY PROTEIN: centromere protein N-like (The sequence of the model RefSeq protein was modified relative to this genomic sequence to represent the inferred CDS: inserted 3 bases in 2 codons), producing MDETVSEFFRRTILKTPMTEMMTIXKTWNFLSENQLQTETFRQRKESLVQDLVLPCEENRASLNDAALLDIIYTQFHRHQKVWDVFQMSKGPDEDIDLFDMEQFKILKKNSLEKRALKNVTVSFRGAEENAVWIQIAWGTQYGKPNQYKPAYVVYYSQTPYAFTSSSQLKSNLPLLGQALTIASKHHPTVKMDLRSQYLDTFKANVFKQYNQTFETXNSTTPLQERSLELDINMDSRIIHENKIEKERVQRVTQKMFGDHPQPRLEFAQYKLETKFKSDLTGGILAEREEPLRCLVKFSSPHLLEALKSLAPAGITDAQLSPMLTCVPNKAMNYFKNR from the exons ATGGATGAAACTGTTTCCGAGTTTTTCAGGAGGACCATCTTGAAAACCCCAATGACTGAAATGATGACAA CTAAAACCTGGAATTTTTTGTCTGAAAATCAGCTGCAGACTGAAACCTTCCGGCAGAGAAAGGAATCTCTTGTTCAGGACTTGGTTCTGCCTTGTGAGGAGAACCGTGCAAGTCTCAATGATGCAGCCCTTTTAGACATCATTTATACTCAATTTCATCGGCATCAGAAAGTTTGGGATGTTTTTCAGATGAGTAAAGGACCAGATGAAGACATTGACCTTTTTGATATGGAACAATTcaaaattcttaagaaaaattcTTTAGAGAAGAGAGCATTAAAAAATGTGACAGTCAGCTTCAGAGGTGCCGAGGAGAATGCAGTATGGATTCAAATTGCCTGGGGAACACAGTATGGAAAGCCAAACCAGTACAAACCTGCTTACGTGGTGTATTATTCCCAAACTCCATATGCCTTCACTTCTTCCTCCCAACTGAAAAGCAATCTACCCCTTCTGGGTCAGGCACTGACAATTGCTAGCAAACACCATCCGACTGTGAAAATGGACCTCAGAAGCCAGTATCTGGACACTTTTAAGGCTAATGTTTTTAAACAGTATAATCAGACCTTTGAAAC CAACTCGACTACACCTCTACAAGAAAGAAGCCTTGAGCTAGATATAAATATGGATTCAAGGATCATtcatgaaaacaaaatagaaaaagagagagtcCAGAGAGTGACTCAAAAAATGTTTGGAGACCATCCACAACCAAGACTAGAATTTGCACAATACAAGCTTGAAACGAAATTCAAAAGTGACCTAACTGGGGGCATCCTGGCTGAGAGAGAAGAACCCCTCCGGTGCCTGGTTAAGTTCTCTAGCCCCCATCTTCTGGAAGCACTGAAATCCTTAGCACCAGCCGGTATCACAGATGCACAACTTTCTCCAATGCTCACTTGCGTACCCAATAAggcaatgaattattttaaaaataga